Proteins from one Natrinema salinisoli genomic window:
- the gatD gene encoding Glu-tRNA(Gln) amidotransferase subunit GatD, translated as MNPGDRVRVDRADRTYEGVLLPSSTDDNLVVKLEGGYNVGVDRDGADVDVLAEDVYEIDGTDSTGTDEAGSEIEFDDELPTISLISTGGTIASTVDYRTGAVTAQFDAEDVLRAVPDLAGRANYRGRVVANILSENMEPPIWQDLAEAVREEIAAGADGVVVMHGTDTMQYSASALSFMLETPVPIVFTGSQRSADRPSSDNVMNAVSAVEAAKSDCAEVLVCMHASESDDVCALHRGTRVRKNHTSRRDAFETVGAEPLGEVDYETETVEFRREYQERDDVELSIEPDLESDVELLKFTPGMDPQFLDVVEESEGLIIEGTGLGHVHTDLIPRIEELIEDGTTVVMTSQCLEGRVCDRVYDTGRDLLEAGVIEGEDTLPGTAKVKLMWALENAEDVEAAMGTSLAGEIQERSVPWE; from the coding sequence ATGAACCCAGGCGACCGCGTCCGCGTCGATCGCGCGGATCGGACGTACGAAGGCGTGTTGCTCCCCTCGAGCACGGACGACAACCTCGTGGTGAAACTCGAGGGCGGCTACAACGTCGGCGTCGATCGGGACGGGGCCGACGTGGACGTGCTCGCGGAGGACGTCTACGAGATCGACGGCACCGATTCGACGGGGACCGACGAGGCGGGCTCGGAGATCGAGTTCGACGACGAGCTGCCGACGATTTCGCTGATTTCGACGGGCGGCACGATCGCCTCGACGGTCGACTACCGCACCGGCGCGGTGACGGCCCAGTTCGACGCCGAGGACGTCCTGCGAGCCGTTCCCGACCTCGCGGGCCGCGCGAACTATCGGGGCAGAGTCGTCGCCAACATCCTCTCGGAGAACATGGAGCCGCCGATCTGGCAGGACCTCGCCGAGGCGGTTCGCGAGGAGATCGCGGCCGGCGCCGACGGCGTCGTCGTCATGCACGGCACCGACACGATGCAATACTCCGCCTCGGCGCTGTCGTTCATGCTCGAGACGCCGGTGCCGATCGTCTTCACCGGGTCGCAGCGCTCGGCGGACCGGCCGTCGTCGGACAACGTGATGAACGCCGTGTCGGCCGTCGAGGCCGCCAAGAGCGACTGCGCGGAGGTGTTAGTCTGCATGCACGCCTCCGAGTCGGACGACGTCTGCGCGCTCCACCGGGGGACTCGCGTGCGGAAGAACCACACCTCGCGGCGGGACGCGTTCGAAACCGTCGGGGCGGAGCCGCTGGGCGAGGTCGACTACGAGACGGAGACGGTCGAGTTCCGTCGGGAGTATCAGGAGCGCGACGACGTCGAGCTCTCGATCGAACCCGACCTCGAGAGCGACGTCGAACTCCTGAAGTTCACGCCGGGAATGGATCCGCAGTTCCTCGACGTCGTCGAGGAAAGCGAGGGGCTCATCATCGAGGGCACCGGCCTCGGCCACGTCCACACCGATCTGATTCCCCGCATCGAGGAGCTGATCGAGGACGGCACGACGGTCGTCATGACCAGCCAATGTCTCGAGGGCCGCGTCTGCGATCGGGTCTACGACACGGGTCGGGACCTCCTCGAGGCGGGCGTGATCGAGGGCGAGGACACGCTGCCCGGAACGGCGAAAGTGAAGCTGATGTGGGCGCTCGAGAACGCCGAGGACGTCGAAGCGGCGATGGGAACGTCGCTCGCCGGCGAGATTCAGGAGCGGTCGGTGCCCTGGGAGTGA
- a CDS encoding VOC family protein translates to MSHDHANPERAGHLHHVELCTADLEAAVDFWAWLLDELGYDRKNEWSGGRSWRNGPTYIVLKEADDSAPPFQRRAPGLNHLAFHAGSRDQVDTLTAAIRDRSDSAVLYEDQHPYAGGYYALYCEGPDGIKVEIVGPE, encoded by the coding sequence ATGAGTCACGACCACGCCAATCCCGAGCGTGCCGGTCACCTCCATCACGTCGAGCTCTGCACCGCCGATCTCGAAGCGGCAGTTGACTTCTGGGCATGGTTACTGGATGAACTCGGCTACGACCGGAAGAACGAGTGGAGCGGCGGTCGTTCCTGGCGGAACGGTCCGACGTACATCGTACTCAAAGAGGCCGACGACTCCGCGCCACCATTTCAGCGACGGGCACCGGGCCTGAACCATCTCGCGTTCCACGCCGGTTCTCGTGACCAGGTCGATACACTGACCGCAGCCATCCGTGACCGATCGGATTCCGCCGTTCTATACGAGGACCAGCATCCGTACGCTGGCGGCTATTACGCGCTCTACTGCGAGGGCCCCGACGGAATCAAAGTCGAAATCGTCGGTCCCGAGTGA
- a CDS encoding GNAT family N-acetyltransferase, which produces MSPDTNADASIEIRRATHEDYDAVVDFTSDIWPDRGGDYIPRIYHDWLEDEPGQGKKTFLAEVDGEAAGILQGVMLSPDEAWFQGMRVAADYRRQGVSHRLNEATFEWAREQGATIGRVMVFSWNAASLGAARASGYDPITEFRFAHPEPDSTAEGPYRVSSDPAAAWRYWTHSDAREHLNGLGLAPEESWAVRELTRDDFDRLADETAVFAVEGEDGLAGTAYRSRTYDREIDDDDAAAASDEATTETWAEYGVAAWEDVDAARSLFAAIARDAAESGADETRVLIPETARYVTDAPYAGVPISEEPDFVLGIDLTGE; this is translated from the coding sequence ATGTCACCCGATACGAACGCCGACGCTTCTATCGAGATTCGCCGCGCGACCCACGAGGATTACGACGCCGTCGTCGACTTCACCAGTGACATCTGGCCCGACCGCGGTGGCGACTACATCCCGCGGATCTACCACGACTGGCTCGAGGACGAGCCCGGGCAGGGCAAGAAGACCTTCCTCGCGGAGGTCGACGGCGAGGCTGCTGGGATCCTCCAGGGAGTCATGCTCTCGCCGGACGAGGCCTGGTTTCAGGGGATGCGCGTCGCGGCCGACTATCGTCGGCAGGGTGTGAGCCACCGACTGAACGAAGCGACGTTCGAGTGGGCCCGCGAGCAGGGGGCGACGATCGGTCGCGTCATGGTCTTCTCGTGGAACGCCGCCTCGCTCGGCGCCGCGCGGGCCAGCGGCTACGACCCGATCACCGAATTTCGGTTCGCCCATCCCGAACCGGATTCGACCGCCGAGGGTCCGTACCGGGTCTCGAGCGATCCCGCGGCCGCGTGGCGCTACTGGACGCACAGCGACGCCCGCGAGCACTTGAACGGACTCGGACTCGCACCCGAAGAATCGTGGGCCGTCCGGGAGCTCACGCGGGACGATTTCGACCGACTCGCGGACGAGACGGCCGTGTTCGCGGTCGAGGGCGAGGACGGACTCGCCGGAACGGCCTACCGATCGCGAACGTACGACCGGGAGATCGACGATGACGACGCAGCGGCTGCGAGCGACGAGGCGACGACCGAGACGTGGGCCGAATACGGCGTCGCGGCCTGGGAGGACGTCGACGCCGCCCGGTCGCTGTTCGCCGCGATCGCTCGAGACGCGGCCGAGAGCGGTGCCGACGAGACGCGGGTCCTGATCCCCGAAACCGCCCGCTACGTTACCGACGCGCCCTACGCGGGAGTCCCTATCTCGGAGGAACCGGACTTCGTTCTGGGGATCGATCTCACGGGGGAATGA
- a CDS encoding M48 family metallopeptidase: MRARTTLSLAGRALGAGIIGLGTLAVLGVVLAVLGGLAVGGVVLYVAGLVIEPGLRTFVAALLVGAVLLLLSWAAGVRKAIRRSRARLRRETEPIDPGGTGRVASSAARLAAQFDLPLPEVRRHAATAPIACTTTHGDEPVLIVSEGLLEALPDDELEAVLAHELAHVANGDQRLMTWAIVPLIASEEFYEMMDDEGDEFDPRDLPWLALGRLLVGGSTLGVGLFSRGREFAADRAAVAATGDPGALAAALERLDSAAAERPPEDLRNHTRSVDAISVLPTLDPERDGGGGLFATHPATDRRLERLRRLAD, from the coding sequence ATGCGAGCACGAACGACGCTCAGCCTCGCGGGACGGGCACTCGGAGCCGGGATCATCGGCCTCGGCACGCTCGCGGTACTCGGGGTCGTTCTCGCGGTACTCGGCGGTCTCGCGGTCGGCGGGGTCGTTCTCTACGTGGCCGGCCTCGTGATCGAGCCGGGCCTGCGGACGTTCGTCGCGGCACTGCTCGTCGGCGCGGTTCTGCTATTGCTATCGTGGGCGGCCGGCGTACGGAAGGCGATCCGTCGCAGCCGAGCACGGTTGCGCCGCGAGACGGAGCCGATCGACCCCGGCGGAACCGGACGAGTCGCGTCGTCGGCCGCCAGACTGGCTGCCCAGTTCGACCTCCCGCTGCCGGAGGTGCGACGTCACGCCGCGACCGCGCCGATCGCGTGTACGACCACTCACGGGGACGAGCCGGTGTTGATCGTCTCCGAGGGCTTGCTCGAGGCGCTCCCCGATGACGAACTCGAGGCGGTGCTCGCCCACGAACTCGCCCACGTCGCGAACGGCGACCAGCGGTTGATGACGTGGGCGATCGTGCCCTTGATCGCGTCCGAAGAGTTCTACGAGATGATGGACGATGAGGGAGACGAGTTCGATCCCCGCGACCTTCCCTGGCTGGCCCTCGGCCGGCTGCTGGTCGGCGGGTCGACGCTCGGCGTCGGGCTGTTCTCCCGCGGCAGGGAGTTCGCGGCCGACCGCGCGGCCGTCGCTGCGACCGGCGACCCGGGAGCGCTGGCCGCGGCGCTCGAGCGACTCGATTCGGCGGCGGCCGAGCGACCGCCCGAAGACCTCCGAAACCACACCCGGTCCGTCGACGCGATCTCCGTCCTCCCGACGCTGGATCCGGAACGCGACGGCGGCGGCGGCCTCTTCGCGACCCATCCGGCCACGGACCGGCGACTCGAGCGGTTGCGGCGGCTGGCGGACTAG
- a CDS encoding ubiquitin-like small modifier protein 1 — protein sequence MPTEWKLFADLAERAGDKHVTVDAAAGDTVGDALEELVSGRPDLEGRVLDGDGELRSQINVLRNGTNVLVEEEGLETKLEEGDELALFPPVSGG from the coding sequence ATGCCTACGGAGTGGAAGCTGTTCGCGGACCTCGCCGAACGCGCCGGTGACAAGCACGTGACCGTCGACGCCGCAGCCGGCGACACCGTCGGTGACGCCCTCGAGGAACTCGTTTCGGGTCGTCCCGACCTCGAGGGCCGCGTCCTCGACGGGGACGGCGAGCTGCGATCCCAGATCAACGTGCTTCGAAACGGAACGAACGTCCTGGTCGAAGAGGAGGGACTGGAGACGAAACTCGAGGAGGGCGACGAGCTCGCGCTGTTCCCGCCGGTCAGCGGCGGGTGA
- a CDS encoding TrkA C-terminal domain-containing protein, whose protein sequence is MSAVPVLAQVVTSATLVDALVQIVGFAVLAAGAGGGVAFIYRWYSSDEIPEGVAVLFGVALVALWLNTETALQQAIIGDSPLTDPSTAVFTVSAFVASAVAADAGRRLGDYLARDVFVAATPRTITEVRQLVRSAGRVVTVELPTEIGDIDGYDTVDESVKAELAGQTLLFPRRLTVEELRERLVARLERDHGIGHVDVDLTADGTIDYLGVGSRPAGIGPTLAPGTVAVALTGDPAADASPGDAVRIWGRDDADGTARRIAGGELRATADDTVTVAIDAEDVRDLEGDRPHRLVTLPGSPDAERELVSLLRAADETVTTVSVGSDDSLVGVPVDALPVLVLAVERAGEDGDEHLPLPADDVRLAAGDVAYVLGRPEALRRVTERTLTYTDRSRESEESVADEPDPDRQPERPQER, encoded by the coding sequence ATGAGCGCCGTTCCCGTCCTCGCGCAGGTCGTCACGTCCGCGACGCTGGTGGACGCGCTCGTTCAGATCGTCGGCTTCGCCGTGCTCGCGGCCGGAGCGGGGGGCGGTGTCGCATTTATTTACCGCTGGTACAGCTCGGACGAGATTCCCGAAGGCGTCGCCGTTCTGTTCGGCGTCGCGCTCGTCGCGCTCTGGTTGAACACCGAGACGGCGTTACAACAGGCTATCATCGGCGATTCACCGCTGACCGACCCGAGTACCGCGGTCTTCACAGTCAGTGCGTTCGTCGCCAGCGCGGTCGCCGCCGACGCCGGCCGGCGGCTGGGCGATTACCTCGCTCGAGACGTGTTCGTAGCCGCCACCCCGCGGACGATCACCGAGGTGAGACAGCTCGTTCGCTCGGCCGGTCGCGTCGTCACGGTCGAACTCCCGACGGAGATCGGTGACATCGACGGCTACGACACCGTCGACGAATCGGTGAAAGCCGAACTCGCGGGGCAGACGTTGCTCTTCCCCCGTCGACTCACCGTCGAGGAACTGCGCGAGCGACTGGTCGCCCGCCTCGAGCGCGACCACGGGATCGGACACGTCGACGTCGATCTCACCGCCGACGGGACGATCGACTACCTCGGAGTCGGGAGCCGACCGGCCGGGATCGGGCCGACGCTCGCGCCGGGGACCGTGGCCGTCGCCCTGACGGGCGATCCCGCGGCCGACGCCAGCCCGGGCGACGCGGTCCGGATCTGGGGCCGAGACGACGCGGACGGAACCGCTCGGCGAATCGCCGGCGGCGAACTGCGCGCGACGGCCGACGACACCGTGACGGTCGCCATCGACGCCGAGGACGTTCGCGACCTCGAGGGCGATCGACCGCACCGGCTCGTGACCCTGCCCGGCAGTCCCGACGCGGAACGAGAACTCGTCTCCCTGCTCCGTGCGGCCGACGAGACGGTGACGACGGTCAGCGTCGGCTCCGACGATTCGCTCGTCGGCGTCCCGGTCGACGCGCTGCCGGTCCTGGTGCTGGCTGTCGAACGCGCGGGCGAGGACGGTGACGAGCACCTCCCGCTGCCGGCCGACGACGTTCGACTCGCGGCGGGCGATGTCGCCTACGTTCTCGGTCGCCCGGAGGCGCTCCGGCGGGTGACGGAACGAACGCTGACCTACACGGACCGGTCTCGAGAAAGCGAGGAGTCCGTCGCCGACGAACCGGACCCCGATCGGCAGCCGGAACGACCCCAAGAGCGGTAG
- a CDS encoding potassium transporter TrkA — translation MQSLPVDLLVEVFLGLYLGLLTGIVPAFVAGSLGFLVRYFSGVTLPGFGVVVLALSIASVQGGLLGLIEPTIAQSPRLLVAVLVVLMLALYAHNQGDKLGAELPRRLSLTSLRQRTLSADVVELVGSVGQVTVRPTGEIHDMEGYPPLSPDLRRTLKAGSWRLPADIPLSELESRLEERLRTDHDLADVDVEIDEQARATVIAAPPSGSLSRRVPAGQRAVSVAALVPTGLARGDEVSVRTDERSITGTVLSARTDIDDEHETAVSEPPGDDVATDGGEETDPPLPDAKSNASTAGGPGRVTIAVARRDVKSVLEAESPRLVVRSRGTSREFEAFALVKRSGYAIRRFIVGSTGADEPAPADEVTLLAVRRQGSETGGRRHGWVFGPGIERRLEAGDEAFVAGPEDATEAYVEAMAR, via the coding sequence ATGCAATCGCTTCCCGTCGATCTACTGGTCGAGGTGTTTCTGGGCCTCTATCTCGGGCTCCTGACCGGGATCGTCCCCGCGTTCGTCGCCGGCTCGCTGGGTTTTCTCGTCCGGTACTTCAGCGGCGTCACGCTTCCCGGGTTCGGTGTCGTCGTCCTCGCGCTGTCGATTGCCAGCGTCCAGGGCGGGTTACTCGGCCTCATCGAACCGACGATCGCCCAGTCGCCGCGACTGCTGGTCGCCGTCCTCGTCGTCCTCATGCTCGCACTCTACGCTCACAATCAGGGGGACAAACTCGGCGCGGAACTCCCCCGTCGGCTCTCGCTGACGTCGCTCCGACAGCGAACCCTCTCGGCCGACGTCGTCGAACTCGTCGGCTCGGTCGGCCAGGTCACCGTCCGACCGACCGGCGAAATCCACGACATGGAGGGCTATCCGCCACTGTCGCCGGATCTCCGGCGAACCCTCAAAGCCGGCTCGTGGCGGCTTCCGGCGGACATCCCCCTCTCCGAACTCGAGTCCCGACTCGAGGAACGGCTCCGAACGGATCACGATCTCGCCGACGTCGACGTCGAGATCGACGAACAGGCGCGGGCGACCGTCATCGCGGCACCACCGTCGGGAAGCCTTTCGCGACGGGTCCCGGCGGGCCAGCGGGCCGTCTCGGTCGCAGCGCTCGTCCCGACGGGGCTCGCTCGAGGCGACGAGGTGAGCGTCCGAACCGACGAGCGCTCGATCACCGGGACGGTACTGAGCGCCCGAACGGATATCGACGACGAACACGAGACGGCCGTCTCCGAGCCGCCAGGTGACGACGTCGCGACCGACGGCGGAGAGGAAACCGACCCGCCGCTCCCCGACGCGAAATCGAACGCGTCGACCGCCGGCGGGCCGGGACGCGTGACCATCGCCGTCGCCCGCCGAGACGTCAAGTCCGTCCTCGAGGCCGAGTCCCCGCGACTCGTCGTGCGCTCCCGCGGGACGAGCCGCGAGTTCGAAGCCTTCGCGCTGGTCAAGCGCAGCGGATACGCGATCCGTCGGTTCATCGTCGGCTCGACCGGGGCCGACGAGCCCGCGCCGGCGGACGAGGTGACCCTCCTCGCAGTGCGCCGGCAAGGCAGCGAGACCGGCGGTCGTCGCCACGGCTGGGTGTTCGGCCCCGGTATCGAACGGCGACTCGAGGCCGGCGACGAGGCGTTCGTCGCGGGACCGGAGGACGCGACCGAGGCGTACGTGGAGGCGATGGCGCGATGA
- a CDS encoding universal stress protein, producing the protein MLDRVLVPMDGSVLSERALTYALENHPDAAVTVITVVAEPSVMMGSAMGLAMEDDIEGAAEDRAAEVFERAREIAADYDAEIDTVVEIGRPARAIVSHADDYDAIVIGSHSSDMVDRLFVGNVSETVFQRSPVPVTVVR; encoded by the coding sequence ATGCTCGATCGCGTTCTCGTTCCGATGGACGGGTCCGTGCTGTCCGAGCGCGCGCTCACGTACGCGCTCGAGAATCACCCCGACGCGGCGGTCACCGTCATCACCGTCGTCGCCGAGCCGTCGGTGATGATGGGGAGTGCGATGGGCCTCGCCATGGAAGACGACATCGAGGGGGCCGCGGAGGACCGCGCAGCGGAGGTGTTCGAGCGCGCCCGCGAGATCGCTGCCGACTACGACGCCGAGATCGACACCGTCGTCGAAATCGGCCGTCCCGCACGGGCGATCGTCAGCCATGCCGACGACTACGACGCGATCGTAATCGGGAGCCACAGCAGTGACATGGTCGACCGACTGTTCGTGGGCAACGTCTCGGAAACCGTGTTCCAGCGCTCGCCCGTGCCGGTTACCGTGGTTCGCTGA
- a CDS encoding NAD-binding protein, which yields MVEARSLQERLPDNWRRVLTTRAAIVLVLLVALLSVATAVFNIGTNAVGGPLVEYVPDAVQSAAAFTGALTGFMMVGSALALRRGLRTGWWATLLLLPLTAAQGLLQSSPYSFPLIVLSIVSIPVLLLTRKRFTKPLSLSTTQIAAGASLVGVQVYGTIGGYALREDFDGINSILDAFYFTLITSSTVGYGDVTPNTGSTEAMLFTMSVLVLGVASFGIAIGALVGPAIQDRISKTLGKMNESQLQLLDQHILVLGYGELTEPIVDELADSNREFVVVTDDREAATMLGERDILVVTGDPSDEGPLDRAKIDRATAILVATNNDAEDALAILTARQLAPSTRIVAGATDRENVKKLERAGADTVISPSMLGGHLLVRSALGNDESDLIDRILERD from the coding sequence ATGGTCGAGGCCCGGTCGCTTCAGGAGCGATTGCCGGATAACTGGCGACGAGTGCTCACTACGCGGGCGGCCATCGTGCTCGTCTTGCTCGTCGCGTTGCTCTCGGTCGCGACAGCGGTCTTCAACATCGGCACCAATGCCGTCGGCGGCCCCCTCGTGGAGTACGTTCCCGACGCCGTCCAGAGCGCCGCCGCGTTCACCGGTGCACTCACCGGATTCATGATGGTCGGCAGTGCGCTCGCACTCCGTCGCGGGCTCCGGACCGGGTGGTGGGCGACGCTGCTATTGCTTCCGCTGACGGCGGCACAGGGGCTCCTCCAGTCGAGCCCGTACTCGTTCCCGTTGATCGTCCTCTCGATCGTCTCGATCCCGGTCCTGTTACTCACCCGCAAGCGCTTTACGAAACCGCTCTCGCTGTCGACGACGCAGATCGCGGCCGGTGCGTCCCTCGTCGGCGTTCAGGTGTACGGTACCATCGGCGGCTACGCGCTCCGCGAGGATTTCGACGGCATCAACAGCATCCTCGACGCCTTCTACTTCACGCTGATCACCTCGAGCACGGTCGGTTACGGCGACGTGACGCCGAACACCGGCTCGACCGAGGCGATGCTGTTTACCATGTCGGTGCTCGTCCTCGGCGTCGCCAGCTTCGGTATCGCCATCGGAGCGCTCGTGGGTCCAGCGATTCAGGACCGAATCTCGAAAACACTCGGAAAGATGAACGAATCACAGCTCCAACTCTTGGACCAGCACATCCTCGTGCTCGGTTACGGCGAACTGACGGAACCGATCGTCGACGAACTCGCGGACAGCAACCGGGAGTTCGTCGTCGTCACCGACGACCGCGAGGCCGCGACGATGCTCGGGGAACGGGACATCCTGGTCGTCACCGGCGATCCCAGCGACGAGGGGCCGCTCGACCGCGCGAAGATCGACCGCGCGACCGCGATCCTCGTCGCGACGAACAACGACGCCGAAGACGCACTCGCGATCCTCACCGCTCGCCAGCTCGCACCGTCCACACGCATCGTCGCCGGCGCGACCGACCGTGAAAACGTCAAGAAACTCGAGCGAGCCGGGGCGGACACGGTGATCAGCCCCTCCATGCTCGGGGGCCACCTGCTCGTACGGTCCGCGCTCGGCAACGACGAGAGCGATCTGATCGATCGGATCCTCGAGCGGGACTGA
- a CDS encoding universal stress protein, translated as MLERVRARLYALARRLRRLERRELDSFGRWLEHTGNLVHLSVLVFVPLLIAAVTWVANVAGPISFLLFPPLASGTYTLFADPEGKYATPTKFVGGMTVGALCGWLALELTTTAGLDGGGVSASGAALGIFFTGACTWALDLEEPTAFSTALLVLVTGNAQFAYVLGIVVSSSFVAAAFVLWRDRFYEQRARFLYQTTSGDDHVLVPMGDGEESVARFAASIAGAHDAGKVVLFDVVDEDAVGREDGADEDSGDEATTPAERAATDVGRRLESLASDLEAAYDVPCEVVVAADGGASAGLVLRTARQENCDLIVTPYGERESGGLSSFITGLFDSEIDVIAFRSNGTSRRRWRDSLVAVRGAGDTARAMLDFAIRVAESDRTISVCTCIDSESRRRAAESTLADLVDAFSGRFETHVVTAAVEDYLSRVAPRYDVVFVGSSTDRSAASRFVSPPTFQKLSDLEADVAIVHRGRRR; from the coding sequence ATGCTCGAGCGGGTCCGAGCGCGACTCTACGCGCTCGCGAGACGGCTCCGACGGCTGGAGCGGCGCGAACTCGATTCGTTCGGTCGGTGGCTCGAGCACACGGGGAACCTCGTCCACCTCTCGGTGCTGGTGTTCGTCCCGCTGCTGATCGCCGCGGTGACGTGGGTGGCGAACGTGGCCGGGCCGATCTCGTTCCTGCTGTTCCCGCCGCTCGCGTCCGGGACGTACACGCTCTTTGCGGATCCGGAGGGGAAGTACGCGACGCCGACGAAATTCGTCGGCGGGATGACCGTCGGGGCGCTCTGTGGCTGGCTCGCGCTCGAGCTCACGACCACGGCCGGGCTGGACGGCGGCGGCGTCAGCGCATCGGGTGCCGCCCTCGGCATTTTCTTTACCGGCGCCTGCACCTGGGCGCTCGACCTCGAGGAGCCGACGGCGTTCTCGACCGCGCTGCTCGTGCTCGTCACCGGGAACGCGCAGTTCGCGTACGTCCTCGGGATCGTCGTCTCGAGTTCGTTCGTCGCGGCCGCCTTCGTCCTCTGGCGGGATCGCTTCTACGAACAGCGCGCTCGCTTCCTCTATCAGACGACCAGCGGCGACGATCACGTGCTCGTGCCGATGGGCGACGGCGAGGAGTCGGTCGCGCGGTTCGCCGCCTCGATCGCCGGCGCGCACGACGCCGGGAAGGTGGTGCTCTTCGACGTCGTCGACGAGGACGCCGTCGGACGGGAAGACGGAGCCGACGAGGATAGTGGAGACGAAGCGACGACGCCGGCCGAACGCGCAGCCACCGACGTCGGTCGCCGTCTCGAGTCCCTCGCCTCGGATCTCGAGGCGGCGTACGACGTGCCCTGCGAGGTCGTCGTCGCGGCCGACGGTGGGGCCTCCGCCGGACTGGTCCTCCGGACCGCGCGGCAGGAAAACTGCGATCTCATCGTCACGCCGTACGGCGAGCGGGAGAGCGGCGGTCTCTCGTCGTTCATCACGGGGCTGTTCGACAGCGAGATCGACGTCATCGCCTTTCGATCGAACGGAACTTCGCGACGCCGATGGCGGGACAGCCTCGTGGCGGTTCGAGGTGCCGGCGACACCGCGCGCGCGATGCTCGATTTCGCGATTCGGGTTGCAGAGTCCGACCGGACGATCAGCGTCTGTACGTGTATCGACAGCGAGTCCCGCCGCCGGGCCGCCGAGAGTACGCTGGCGGACCTCGTTGACGCCTTTTCGGGCCGGTTCGAGACGCACGTGGTCACCGCGGCGGTCGAGGACTACCTCTCGCGGGTCGCACCGCGATACGACGTGGTCTTCGTCGGCTCGAGCACCGACCGGTCGGCCGCCTCGCGGTTCGTCTCCCCGCCGACGTTCCAGAAGCTGAGCGATCTCGAGGCGGACGTGGCGATCGTCCACCGCGGTCGCCGCCGGTAG
- the deoC gene encoding deoxyribose-phosphate aldolase, translating into MDRSELAPLIDHTVLGPETTPADVRSVLDAAAEHGMNACIPPYAVEMAAEHAPDVTLATVIAFPHGQQAPEVKRKEGVAAWKDSADELDVVINVGRLKAGEDDAVRAELAELVAAVPIPVKVIIETALLTDAEKRRACEAAEAADAAMVKTSTGFSDGGATLEDVELMSEYLPVKASGGVGSYDEAIAMLEAGAERIGASSGVDILEGAPE; encoded by the coding sequence ATGGACCGTAGCGAACTCGCCCCCCTGATCGATCACACCGTCCTCGGCCCCGAGACGACGCCCGCCGACGTCCGCAGCGTCCTCGATGCGGCCGCGGAACACGGAATGAACGCCTGTATCCCGCCCTACGCGGTCGAAATGGCTGCCGAGCACGCTCCCGACGTAACGCTCGCGACGGTGATCGCCTTCCCGCACGGGCAGCAGGCCCCCGAGGTGAAGCGAAAGGAGGGTGTCGCGGCCTGGAAGGACAGCGCGGACGAACTCGACGTCGTCATCAACGTCGGTCGGTTGAAAGCCGGTGAGGACGACGCAGTCAGGGCCGAACTGGCGGAACTGGTCGCCGCCGTGCCGATCCCCGTGAAGGTGATCATCGAAACCGCACTCCTGACCGACGCCGAGAAGCGGCGGGCCTGCGAGGCCGCCGAAGCGGCCGACGCCGCGATGGTCAAGACGTCGACCGGATTTTCTGACGGCGGCGCCACCCTCGAGGACGTCGAACTCATGAGCGAGTACCTCCCGGTCAAGGCCAGCGGCGGGGTCGGCAGCTACGACGAGGCGATCGCGATGCTCGAGGCCGGTGCCGAACGGATCGGCGCCTCGAGCGGGGTCGACATTCTCGAGGGCGCACCCGAATAA
- a CDS encoding PIN domain-containing protein, with protein sequence MPRVLLDTTVLFAAAYRRDSAHDDALPILRGIDDGSLPEAVILDYVLAETLNGLVTHAGHDAAVDLLNRLERNARFHIDSLTADALATGKALFRQHEPLSFVDACLIAYMQTEGLGYLYAFDDDFDAAADVYRLDTATNPYDPN encoded by the coding sequence ATGCCACGTGTACTACTCGATACGACCGTTCTCTTTGCAGCGGCCTATCGACGAGATAGCGCTCACGACGATGCGCTTCCGATACTCCGAGGAATCGACGATGGGTCCCTTCCGGAAGCGGTCATCCTCGATTACGTACTCGCGGAAACGCTCAACGGCCTGGTCACCCATGCCGGCCACGACGCAGCCGTCGACCTCCTCAATCGCCTCGAGAGAAACGCTCGCTTCCACATCGACTCGCTCACCGCGGACGCGCTCGCGACGGGGAAAGCACTGTTCAGACAGCACGAACCGCTCTCCTTCGTCGATGCGTGTCTGATCGCGTACATGCAAACGGAGGGACTGGGCTATCTGTACGCGTTCGACGACGACTTCGATGCAGCCGCGGACGTCTATCGCCTCGACACGGCGACGAACCCGTACGATCCGAACTGA